The following coding sequences are from one Chromatiales bacterium window:
- the recF gene encoding DNA replication/repair protein RecF — MHIRSIQLRQVRIIESAELEPSPGVNLIVGNNASGKTSFLESIDFLSRGRSFRSARPDELIRSGCDACQVVARVENKDQLSRLGIERRAGTTRARIDGQDAGALAELARRLAAVVMEPLSVTLVSGAPSERRAFLDWGVFHHAEAFLGNWQRYGRLLGQRNTLLKRGLNTRTLAAIDRQLVEEAESLTALRLAYLAALGPEIESMAGSVLGAERLKLQYRQGWAQGESLAESLSRRLDMDKERGFTGAGPHRADLDITLDGDSVARIASRGQQKAVVAVLKLAQARLFSLVRMEPPVLLLDDVASELDREHRAGVLRGALALGGQVFLTAIEEGAIDLPGEEGGRMFHVEHGRLQELV; from the coding sequence ATGCACATCCGCTCCATCCAGCTCCGCCAGGTTCGGATCATCGAGTCGGCGGAGCTGGAACCTTCTCCCGGCGTGAATCTGATTGTCGGTAACAACGCCTCCGGCAAGACCTCTTTCCTGGAATCCATCGATTTCCTCTCCCGCGGTCGCAGTTTCCGTTCTGCCCGCCCGGACGAGCTCATCCGTTCGGGTTGCGATGCCTGTCAGGTGGTGGCCCGGGTCGAGAACAAGGATCAATTGTCTCGCCTGGGTATCGAACGGCGGGCCGGCACGACTCGAGCACGCATAGACGGCCAGGATGCCGGGGCACTGGCCGAGCTGGCCCGACGCCTGGCCGCCGTGGTCATGGAGCCCCTGAGTGTCACGCTGGTCTCTGGAGCGCCCAGTGAACGACGGGCCTTTCTGGACTGGGGTGTCTTCCACCATGCCGAAGCCTTTCTTGGCAACTGGCAGCGTTATGGTCGTCTACTCGGTCAACGCAACACTCTGCTCAAACGTGGTCTGAACACACGCACCCTGGCGGCCATCGATCGGCAACTGGTCGAGGAGGCCGAGTCACTGACTGCCTTGCGCCTGGCCTACCTGGCTGCCCTCGGACCGGAGATTGAGTCGATGGCCGGCTCTGTACTGGGCGCCGAGCGCCTGAAGCTGCAGTATCGTCAGGGTTGGGCGCAGGGGGAGTCCCTTGCCGAGTCACTGTCCCGGCGTCTGGATATGGACAAGGAGCGTGGCTTCACCGGGGCCGGACCACACCGTGCCGATCTCGATATCACGCTGGACGGCGATTCGGTTGCACGGATTGCGTCCCGCGGTCAGCAAAAGGCAGTGGTCGCCGTACTCAAGCTCGCCCAGGCACGTCTGTTTTCCCTGGTCAGGATGGAACCTCCGGTCTTGCTGCTGGATGATGTTGCCTCCGAACTCGACCGTGAGCATCGTGCGGGCGTCCTGCGAGGGGCCCTTGCCCTGGGCGGTCAGGTCTTCCTCACTGCCATCGAGGAGGGCGCGATCGACCTGCCGGGTGAGGAGGGAGGGCGAATGTTCCACGTGGAACATGGTCGCCTGCAAGAACTGGTATAA